The proteins below are encoded in one region of Nakamurella flava:
- a CDS encoding glycosyltransferase 87 family protein — MAATGQDRSRRSGRPPPDDGWKAVPRTMVRAMRSLVASTWAPWALLAVSLILHVVVTLLGSDAFNMVDLKVYYDGAGHLFDGTLYDFFSEPLHLPFTYPTFSALIFTPMVWIPWTVLRVLWQAASFGAIGLMAYSTLKLLGRAGPGAPHPVRHLRGIVVTVIALGLWLEPVRTTFNYGQINLFLAALLLTGAAAAGPPAVPGDPMIDPKTTRRGDFWGGLSVGLAAGVKLTPALSGLYYLLQRRWWAVFWSVATFVATVAVGWIAAPSETVRFFTSLMFDPARTGPIWSAINQSLRGALSRVQGQDRVGVWLVCAALAFVLGLWCAWRSLRAGDRTAAFLAVQITALLISPISWSHHWVWVLPLLLWCLFGPRQRSAAARWLAIAWTVATCSYVVSILIAQQYEDQPASRPLWQSALGVVYPLLGLVTLAVLARLAGRPVTDGPVPIGRGQRAVDPGRG; from the coding sequence ATGGCCGCCACCGGGCAGGACCGGTCGCGCCGGTCCGGCCGACCACCACCGGACGACGGATGGAAGGCGGTGCCCCGCACGATGGTCCGGGCGATGCGGTCCCTGGTGGCCTCGACCTGGGCGCCGTGGGCGCTGCTGGCGGTCAGTCTGATCCTGCACGTGGTCGTCACCCTGCTGGGGTCGGACGCCTTCAACATGGTGGACCTCAAGGTCTACTACGACGGAGCCGGCCACCTGTTCGACGGCACCCTGTACGACTTCTTCTCCGAGCCGCTGCACCTGCCGTTCACCTATCCGACGTTCTCGGCGCTCATCTTCACGCCGATGGTCTGGATCCCGTGGACGGTGCTGCGGGTGCTGTGGCAGGCGGCGTCCTTCGGGGCGATCGGTCTCATGGCGTATTCGACGCTCAAGCTGCTCGGCCGGGCCGGTCCCGGTGCCCCCCACCCGGTCAGGCACCTGCGCGGCATCGTCGTCACGGTCATCGCCCTCGGGCTCTGGCTGGAGCCGGTACGGACGACGTTCAACTACGGCCAGATCAATCTGTTCCTCGCGGCGCTGTTGCTGACCGGCGCGGCGGCGGCCGGCCCGCCGGCCGTCCCGGGCGATCCGATGATCGACCCGAAAACCACCCGGCGCGGGGACTTCTGGGGTGGTCTGAGCGTCGGGCTGGCCGCCGGGGTCAAGCTGACGCCGGCCCTGTCGGGTCTGTACTACCTGCTGCAACGCCGGTGGTGGGCGGTGTTCTGGTCGGTGGCGACGTTCGTCGCCACCGTCGCGGTCGGCTGGATCGCCGCGCCGTCCGAGACCGTCCGCTTCTTCACGTCGCTGATGTTCGACCCGGCCCGCACCGGTCCCATCTGGTCGGCCATCAACCAGTCGTTGCGCGGGGCGCTGTCCCGGGTGCAGGGGCAGGACCGGGTCGGAGTGTGGCTGGTGTGCGCGGCCCTGGCCTTCGTCCTGGGCCTGTGGTGCGCGTGGCGGTCGTTGCGGGCCGGCGACCGGACCGCGGCGTTCCTGGCGGTGCAGATCACTGCGCTGCTTATCTCGCCGATCTCGTGGTCGCACCACTGGGTGTGGGTGCTGCCGCTGCTGCTGTGGTGCCTGTTCGGCCCCCGGCAGCGGTCGGCCGCGGCGCGCTGGCTGGCGATCGCCTGGACGGTCGCGACCTGCAGCTACGTCGTGAGCATCCTCATCGCCCAGCAGTACGAGGACCAGCCGGCGTCGCGTCCGCTGTGGCAGTCGGCGCTCGGCGTCGTCTATCCGCTGCTGGGACTCGTCACCCTCGCCGTACTGGCCCGGCTGGCCGGTCGGCCGGTCACCGACGGCCCGGTGCCCATCGGGCGCGGGCAGCGGGCGGTGGACCCGGGGCGTGGCTGA
- a CDS encoding amino acid ABC transporter ATP-binding protein: MSASVSARPGGSDRPAISIQGLVKSFGPIEVLKKINLDVHAGEVVCVIGPSGSGKSTLLRCVNLLEEPTGGKIFVGPDEMTDPDVDIDKVRRRIGMVFQQFNLFPHLTVLKNLTVAQIKVLKRSKGEAEKIARENLERVGLAHREDAFPAQLSGGQQQRVAIARSLSMSPELMLFDEPTSALDPELVGEVLAVMKGLASEGMTMMVVTHEMAFARDVADRVVFMDGGYVVEEGPAEQVIGNPQHERTQAFLARVLNPTAVQEGDEFAAPPTGEIDAPVLPETALDPYRGGHGGVI, encoded by the coding sequence GTGTCCGCATCTGTCAGCGCCCGCCCCGGTGGGTCGGATCGTCCGGCCATCTCCATCCAGGGTCTGGTGAAATCGTTCGGACCCATCGAGGTCCTGAAGAAGATCAACCTCGACGTGCACGCGGGTGAGGTCGTCTGTGTCATCGGCCCGTCCGGGTCCGGCAAGTCGACCCTGCTGCGCTGCGTCAACCTGCTCGAGGAGCCGACCGGGGGCAAGATCTTCGTCGGCCCCGACGAGATGACCGACCCCGACGTCGACATCGACAAGGTCCGCCGCCGCATCGGCATGGTCTTCCAGCAGTTCAATCTCTTCCCGCACCTCACGGTCCTGAAGAACCTGACCGTCGCCCAGATCAAGGTGCTCAAGCGGTCGAAGGGCGAGGCGGAGAAGATCGCCCGCGAGAACCTGGAACGGGTGGGTCTGGCCCACCGCGAGGACGCCTTCCCGGCGCAGCTGTCCGGCGGTCAGCAGCAGCGCGTGGCGATCGCCCGGTCGCTGTCGATGTCGCCCGAGCTGATGCTGTTCGACGAGCCCACCTCGGCCCTGGATCCCGAACTGGTCGGCGAGGTGCTCGCCGTCATGAAGGGGCTGGCGTCCGAGGGCATGACGATGATGGTCGTCACCCACGAGATGGCCTTCGCCCGGGATGTCGCCGACCGCGTCGTGTTCATGGACGGCGGGTACGTGGTCGAGGAGGGACCGGCCGAGCAGGTCATCGGCAATCCGCAGCACGAACGCACCCAGGCGTTCCTGGCCCGGGTGCTCAACCCGACGGCGGTGCAGGAGGGCGACGAGTTCGCCGCCCCGCCGACCGGGGAGATCGATGCGCCCGTGCTCCCGGAGACAGCCCTCGATCCCTACCGTGGGGGCCACGGCGGGGTCATCTGA
- a CDS encoding transporter substrate-binding domain-containing protein: MRSHPRPARAVRSVALAAGLAGVLVLSACGGGSSSGSGATTTAAPSSAASSSGASSSGASSSGSSAPGTGSTTASQSDIDAAKAALIASGTLTTCTHLPYAPFQSNDDDGNTVGFDVDMIDLVAKELGVKQAIVDTPFEGIKSGQDLSSGKCDIAAAGMTITPDREKVILFSEPYFDATQALLVRSDESVTSLADLKGKKLGAQSSTTGLDYANAQAAANGYEIVEYQDLASEQQALVTNQIDGAINDLPVWSEFVKEQPDKTKIVAQFDTGEQYGFGMKLGNTALKSVADAAINKAKADGTYDQLYTKWIGQAPTS; this comes from the coding sequence GTGAGATCCCATCCGCGTCCGGCCCGTGCCGTCCGTTCCGTCGCCCTCGCCGCCGGCCTCGCCGGCGTCCTGGTGCTCTCCGCCTGCGGCGGTGGCTCCAGCAGCGGAAGCGGTGCCACGACCACGGCCGCGCCGTCCTCGGCGGCCTCCTCCAGCGGGGCCTCCTCCAGCGGCGCCTCCTCGAGCGGCTCGTCGGCCCCCGGCACCGGGAGCACGACCGCCAGCCAGTCCGACATCGACGCCGCCAAGGCCGCGCTCATCGCGTCGGGCACGCTGACCACCTGCACCCACCTGCCCTACGCACCGTTCCAGTCGAACGACGACGACGGCAACACCGTCGGCTTCGACGTCGACATGATCGACCTGGTCGCCAAGGAACTGGGCGTCAAGCAGGCCATCGTCGACACCCCGTTCGAGGGGATCAAGTCCGGTCAGGACCTGTCCTCCGGCAAGTGCGACATCGCCGCCGCGGGTATGACGATCACCCCGGACCGGGAGAAGGTCATCCTGTTCTCCGAGCCGTACTTCGACGCCACCCAGGCGCTGCTGGTGCGGTCGGACGAGTCCGTGACCTCGCTGGCCGACCTCAAGGGCAAGAAGCTCGGCGCCCAGTCGTCGACCACCGGTCTGGACTACGCCAACGCGCAGGCCGCGGCGAACGGCTACGAGATCGTCGAGTACCAGGACCTGGCGTCCGAGCAGCAGGCGCTGGTCACCAACCAGATCGACGGGGCCATCAACGACCTGCCGGTGTGGTCGGAGTTCGTCAAGGAACAGCCCGACAAGACCAAGATCGTCGCCCAGTTCGACACGGGCGAGCAGTACGGGTTCGGGATGAAGCTCGGGAACACCGCGCTGAAGAGCGTCGCCGACGCGGCCATCAACAAGGCCAAGGCCGATGGCACGTACGACCAGCTGTACACCAAGTGGATCGGCCAGGCGCCGACCAGCTGA
- a CDS encoding amino acid ABC transporter permease, which translates to MALTRRQRTRAIRGVQYAVFVLILVFIAFAADWGRFADAFLNVDVAARMFPRVLTVALVNTLLYTVLSFIFGLVVGLIIALMRLSSVGPYRWVATAYVELFRGLPALLVLFMVAYGIPNAFPTFEFPGGFLGQVTVGLGLTAAAYMSETLRAGIQAVPKGQVEAARTLGMSPGRTMITIVLPQAFRVVIPPLTNEIVLLTKDSSLVYVLGVTTAQYELTKFSQDFLNKAVSPTPLVVGGLLYLCITLPLSQLVRRLEVRHARAKG; encoded by the coding sequence GTGGCCCTGACCCGCCGGCAACGCACCCGCGCAATCCGTGGTGTGCAGTACGCGGTCTTCGTGCTCATCCTGGTGTTCATCGCGTTCGCGGCCGACTGGGGAAGGTTCGCTGACGCGTTCCTGAATGTTGACGTCGCCGCCCGCATGTTCCCCCGGGTGCTCACGGTGGCCCTGGTGAACACGTTGCTCTACACCGTGCTGTCGTTCATCTTCGGGCTGGTGGTGGGCCTGATCATCGCCCTGATGCGACTGTCGTCCGTCGGCCCCTACCGCTGGGTCGCGACCGCTTACGTCGAACTGTTCCGCGGGCTGCCCGCCCTGCTGGTGCTGTTCATGGTCGCCTACGGCATCCCGAACGCGTTCCCGACGTTCGAGTTCCCCGGCGGCTTCCTCGGGCAGGTCACCGTCGGCCTCGGGTTGACCGCCGCGGCGTACATGTCCGAGACGCTGCGCGCCGGTATCCAGGCCGTCCCCAAGGGGCAGGTGGAGGCGGCGCGCACCCTGGGCATGAGCCCGGGGCGCACGATGATCACCATCGTGCTGCCGCAGGCGTTCCGGGTGGTCATCCCGCCATTGACCAACGAGATCGTCCTGCTCACCAAGGACTCGTCGCTGGTCTACGTCCTCGGCGTCACGACGGCGCAGTACGAACTGACCAAGTTCAGCCAGGACTTCCTCAACAAGGCCGTCAGCCCGACCCCGCTGGTCGTCGGCGGCCTGCTGTACCTCTGCATCACCCTGCCGCTGTCGCAGCTGGTGCGACGGCTCGAAGTGCGTCACGCCCGGGCCAAGGGCTGA
- a CDS encoding NUDIX domain-containing protein, with translation MAERGNTVTVGTVLAVSPGRVTTVVGERSLWVRAATARGAVVDVHPAVTGPVADGDLMRLRRRGRSSRPGARSLVLRADRPHPSGPPSWTVLTGPGPVHRIDVSVGPAGAGTRVTVAIATTGRLWLGSDRRRLTATARLLLGLIDSTARAPRLVVAAAITRTGPGRAELLVGRCRSGEWELPGGKVEPRESEAEALRREIDEELGVRIVVGGRVGEPVDLGDGLQLRALAAHLEDGEPDPQAREHTALRWIAADELQALPWRAADRDWVPALTEMLTVT, from the coding sequence GTGGCTGAGCGCGGCAACACCGTGACGGTCGGGACGGTGCTCGCCGTCTCGCCGGGCCGGGTGACCACCGTGGTGGGGGAGCGGAGCCTCTGGGTGCGGGCGGCCACCGCGCGGGGTGCCGTCGTCGACGTTCACCCCGCAGTCACCGGGCCGGTGGCCGACGGCGACCTGATGCGGTTGCGGCGACGCGGACGGAGCTCGCGGCCGGGGGCCCGGTCGCTCGTCCTGCGCGCCGACCGGCCCCATCCGTCCGGTCCGCCGTCCTGGACGGTCCTTACCGGTCCGGGGCCCGTGCACCGGATCGACGTGTCCGTCGGGCCGGCGGGTGCGGGCACCCGGGTGACCGTCGCCATCGCCACGACGGGCCGGCTGTGGCTGGGCTCCGACCGCCGGCGGCTCACGGCCACCGCGCGCCTGCTGCTCGGTCTGATCGACAGCACCGCCCGAGCCCCCCGGCTGGTGGTCGCCGCCGCCATCACCCGTACCGGTCCGGGCCGCGCGGAGCTGCTGGTCGGTCGTTGCCGGTCGGGCGAGTGGGAGCTGCCGGGCGGCAAGGTCGAGCCCCGCGAGTCCGAGGCCGAGGCACTACGTCGCGAGATCGACGAGGAACTCGGGGTCCGGATCGTGGTGGGTGGCCGGGTCGGCGAACCGGTCGATCTCGGCGACGGTCTCCAGCTGCGGGCGCTGGCCGCCCACCTCGAGGACGGCGAGCCGGATCCGCAGGCCCGGGAACACACCGCACTGCGCTGGATCGCGGCCGACGAACTCCAAGCTTTGCCGTGGCGGGCGGCCGATCGCGACTGGGTCCCGGCCCTGACGGAAATGTTGACCGTCACCTGA